From the Oceanibaculum indicum P24 genome, the window TGTTCCCGATGCCGCCCGCGCAACACACCGCCGAGGGCGACATCCGCCATGTCGGCGTCGAACTGGAGATGGGCGATATCGACATCGACAGCCTGTCCCGGCTGGTGGCCGACCATGTTGGCGGCACGGTCGAGAAGCGCAGCCGCTATGTCCATACCGTCACTGGCGACCCTGCCGGCGACTGGGAGGTGGAGCTGGATTTCGCCTATCTGAAAAACAAGACCGAGGCTCCCGCCGACGATCTGGGCGAGCTGGCCGAGGATATATTGCGCTTCGGCGCGGAACAGATCGTACCGCTGGAGATCGTCAGCCCGCCCCTGCCGATCGACCGTTTGCAGGAAGTGAACGAGCTGATCGACCGGCTGCGTGAGGCTGGCGCCAGCGGCACCGGCGGCGGCCTGTCCTATGCCTTCGGCCTGCATCTGAACCCGGAGACTCCGGCAACCGATGCGGCGACGATCACGCACCACCTGCAGGCCTTCCTGTGCCTGTTCGACTGGCTGAAGAAGCGCGCCAAGGTGGATATGACGCGCCGGCTGACGGCCTATATCGCCGCCTATCCGGCGGATTATGTGCGCCTCGTCGTCGATCCCGCCTATACGCCGGGCGAGGCCGACCTGATCGACGATTACCTGGCATTCAACCCGTCACGGAACCGCGCGCTCGACATGCTGCCGCTGTTTGCGCATCTGGACGAGAAGCGGGTGCGCGCCAAGGTGGCGGACAAGCGCGTGAGGAGCAGGCCGACCTATCACTACCGCCTGCCCAATTGCGAGATCGACCGGCCCGGCTGGGGCATTCACGAGGCCTGGGCCGACTGGGTGATGCTGGAGCGGGTGGCCGCCGAGCCGGAGAAACTTGCCGCCCTGTGCACCCTCTTTCAGACTTTCCTCGACGAGCCCTTCGCCCTGTTCAACGAGGGCTGGGCGGAACGTGTGGACCGGTGGCTCGGCGAACACTTTCCCCGCTGATCGCCGTCACCGGCCCACGGCGTGGCGGCAAGGCGCCGCGCCTGCTGGTGCATCTGGCGATCCTGCTGGCCGGCGGCCGGCCCGTTCACCTGCGTCCGGGCGGCCCGCACAGCCATGACATGACCAACTATGACGGCGTGGTCATCACCGGCGGGCATGATATCGACCCGGTGCTCTATGCCAGCCAGTCCGAGGTCGTGCCGAAATACGACAGCGAGCGGGACAAGCTGGAATCCGACGTGATCGACGATGCGCTGGCGCGCGGCCTGCCGCTGCTCGGCATCTGCCGGGGCGCGCAGCTGCTGAATGTCCGGCTGGGCGGCACACTGTTCCAGGAGCTGCGCTCGCGCCGCAAGCAGACCTCCAACCGCTGGACCATCCTGCCGCTGAAGACCCTGCTGATCGAGGCCGACAGCTGCCTGCGCGAATTGCTGCGCGGCCAGCGCGTGAAGATCAACAGCCTGCACAATCAGGGCATCGATGTGCTGGGCGACGGGCTGATCGTCTCCGGCCGCGACCTCGACGGTATCGTGCAGGGCATTGAGGCGCCCGGCCAGCGCTTCCTGATCGGCGTGCAATGGCATCCGGAATTCCTGATCTTCCAGGCCCGCCAGCGCCGGCTGTTCAAGGCGCTGGTGGAGGCGGCGAAAACCCACAGGCAAAACGCTGGCTCGCAGATGCCTTGCGAGGGCATCGGCTGAACCGCCGGCGCGGGCGCTGCGTATAGAGCTGTGTCCCGCCCGAAGCAGACAGGCTGATCATGTCCGAGGAGTTTTCCGAAAACGCTGTCGCCGTGGTGATCGGCGCTGGCGGCGGCATCGGTGCCGCCCTGCTGGACAATCTCCGCCAG encodes:
- a CDS encoding gamma-glutamyl-gamma-aminobutyrate hydrolase family protein, yielding MARRTLSPLIAVTGPRRGGKAPRLLVHLAILLAGGRPVHLRPGGPHSHDMTNYDGVVITGGHDIDPVLYASQSEVVPKYDSERDKLESDVIDDALARGLPLLGICRGAQLLNVRLGGTLFQELRSRRKQTSNRWTILPLKTLLIEADSCLRELLRGQRVKINSLHNQGIDVLGDGLIVSGRDLDGIVQGIEAPGQRFLIGVQWHPEFLIFQARQRRLFKALVEAAKTHRQNAGSQMPCEGIG
- a CDS encoding amidoligase family protein, whose amino-acid sequence is MTSKTDLFPMPPAQHTAEGDIRHVGVELEMGDIDIDSLSRLVADHVGGTVEKRSRYVHTVTGDPAGDWEVELDFAYLKNKTEAPADDLGELAEDILRFGAEQIVPLEIVSPPLPIDRLQEVNELIDRLREAGASGTGGGLSYAFGLHLNPETPATDAATITHHLQAFLCLFDWLKKRAKVDMTRRLTAYIAAYPADYVRLVVDPAYTPGEADLIDDYLAFNPSRNRALDMLPLFAHLDEKRVRAKVADKRVRSRPTYHYRLPNCEIDRPGWGIHEAWADWVMLERVAAEPEKLAALCTLFQTFLDEPFALFNEGWAERVDRWLGEHFPR